A stretch of Porites lutea chromosome 5, jaPorLute2.1, whole genome shotgun sequence DNA encodes these proteins:
- the LOC140937447 gene encoding 5-hydroxytryptamine receptor 4-like, translated as MNLSETTEPSSRQGFKYFSVSIYALIIAAAFIGNLLVCAAFFWNPILRRSPTNHFIFSLAISDLLTACLTVPFDLEQVLTNRFWPHGEALCVLWTTSYLINVPSSIWNLLAVSVDRYKGLQDPLNRFRQTPFMTRKRAGLVILTLWIYSALFALIPVMGWKLIPRSVENNVCQFNITQAYSLLSSFINFVLPTLIMCALYWRIYKIASSVTRNNALNQADSFPMTSEYAEKRLKKRIKTTKNIVVVVCAFLLCWMPHTVISIVSAFLFNSCPECLSAIPTELFTLLLMLGYASSAMNPYLYALRNKQFKNTLSFLVPALRNKFAQRPRTSSHFDKSSCGNPARTSLSRSQSEGCTGV; from the coding sequence ATGAATCTCTCTGAAACGACTGAGCCATCGTCAAGGCAAGGCTTCAAGTACTTCAGCGTGTCAATTTACGCTTTAATAATCGCTGCAGCGTTTATTGGAAATCTATTGGTCTGCGCCGCGTTCTTCTGGAACCCGATCCTTCGCCGCTCACCAACGAATCATTTCATATTTTCATTGGCCATCAGCGACCTACTCACTGCCTGTCTTACGGTGCCATTTGATTTGGAACAAGTTTTAACTAACCGGTTTTGGCCCCATGGAGAAGCTCTCTGTGTTTTATGGACCACATCGTACCTGATCAATGTACCTTCGTCAATTTGGAATCTACTGGCAGTGAGTGTGGACCGATACAAAGGGCTACAAGATCCACTCAACCGCTTTCGTCAAACGCCATTTATGACTAGAAAGCGAGCAGGGCTGGTTATATTGACGCTGTGGATCTATTCAGCGCTTTTTGCTCTTATTCCTGTAATGGGGTGGAAGCTAATTCCTCGTAGCGTCGAAAACAACGTTTGCCAGTTCAACATCACTCAAGCGTACTCCCTCTTGAGCTCGTTCATCAATTTTGTCTTGCCGACCCTCATTATGTGCGCGCTGTATTGGAGAATTTATAAAATCGCCAGCAGCGTGACCCGAAACAATGCTTTGAATCAGGCGGATAGCTTTCCTATGACCAGCGAATATGCAGAAAAGAGGCTGAAAAAGCGAATCAAAACAACGAAGAACATTGTAGTGGTGGTCTGCGCTTTCTTGCTGTGTTGGATGCCTCATACCGTTATCAGCATTGTATCCGCGTTTCTATTCAACTCATGCCCAGAGTGTTTATCAGCTATTCCCACTGAACTTTTCACGCTTCTGCTCATGCTTGGATACGCAAGTTCGGCTATGAATCCTTATTTGTACGCGCTCAGGAACAAGCAGTTCAAGAATACCTTAAGCTTTCTAGTGCCTGCACTCCGAAACAAGTTCGCTCAGCGGCCTCGCACTTCCTCGCATTTTGATAAAAGCTCCTGCGGAAATCCAGCACGCACTAGTTTGTCGCGAAGTCAAAGTGAAGGATGCACTGGTGTTTAA
- the LOC140937448 gene encoding octopamine receptor beta-2R-like, protein MINLTKPSDSEGSNDTQSFEDKGILFFSPAFNVFIITALVAVIVVAILGNILVCIAMCWNPNLRKATTSLFLLSLAVSDLLTASLVIPFDVNIIQKNGLWFHGEDACKIWTTAYLLTVPTSNLTLMFLSIDRYLTLRRPHSQFRADQTMTRKTIFVYMVLLWIYLLVWALLPLTGWELWRLFPLSVNNEVCFFNISTLYSILVSALHFILPALVMCFIYVMIYRLIWKHTRTIHPMDAPVPTQSPQARLTLQRNIRAAKRIAVIVSVFLLCWVPYSVLSITSQFCFDCFLKIPQEVLYFTLMMGYSNSALNPILYSFNNRNFIDSYKRLYQGVRKTLTRRLGGMK, encoded by the coding sequence ATGATTAATCTTACAAAACCTTCGGATAGCGAAGGCAGCAACGACACGCAATCCTTTGAGGATAAGGGAATTCTGTTTTTCTCTCCAGCGTTTAATGTGTTTATAATAACCGCTCTTGTAGCCGTCATAGTGGTCGCGATACTAGGAAACATCTTGGTTTGCATTGCAATGTGTTGGAACCCAAATCTTCGCAAAGCAACTACAAGCCTGTTCCTCTTATCTTTGGCGGTTTCTGATCTTCTCACAGCAAGCCTGGTGATTCCATTCGACGTCAACATAATCCAGAAAAATGGGCTTTGGTTTCACGGCGAGGACGCCTGTAAAATTTGGACTACTGCCTACCTTCTTACCGTTCCTACCTCCAATTTAACATTGATGTTTTTGAGCATCGATCGGTATCTGACATTGCGTAGGCCCCATAGTCAATTTCGTGCGGACCAGACTATGACCAGAAAGACCATCTTCGTTTACATGGTACTTTTATGGATCTATCTACTGGTTTGGGCCCTATTACCGTTGACAGGTTGGGAGTTATGGCGTTTATTTCCTCTTAGCGTCAACAACGAAGTTTGCTTTTTCAACATCTCGACTCTCTACAGCATCTTAGTGTCTGCGCTGCATTTCATCCTTCCAGCCTTGGTCATGTGCTTTATTTACGTCATGATATACCGACTGATCTGGAAGCACACGCGCACCATTCACCCCATGGATGCCCCAGTTCCCACCCAAAGTCCTCAAGCAAGACTCACACTACAGAGAAACATCAGGGCAGCGAAGAGAATCGCGGTGATTGTGAGCGTGTTTCTACTCTGTTGGGTCCCATACAGTGTTCTGAGCATTACATCacaattttgttttgattgCTTCCTTAAAATCCCTCAAGAAGTGTTGTATTTTACTCTTATGATGGGTTATTCAAATTCTGCGCTCAATCCAATACTCTACTCATTCAATAACAGGAATTTCATTGACTCGTACAAAAGACTCTACCAAGGAGTAAGAAAGACACTTACTAGGCGACTGGGAGGTATGAAGTAA
- the LOC140936962 gene encoding uncharacterized protein → MSFREADSARTENLSLYTSLTASRGKDFELGEDDLPESNASETDIPALSSSFVAFQLPPLHEAAERGDPQAVARLLLDNSVDVNKKAGGHRAMRTALHRAAGYGHLAVVKLLLKAGADPMKFSSVHRTPLHEACTGGHTQVVEKLLQHMTDIDIADSNGQTAAHLAAYHGESQCLKVLISSGSNVTLEDKLGRSPAHLAAMKNHPSVLRCLNESDGELSHVDDQGQTPAHHAATAGGLEAIKALAHNDIDVNSRDTAGCVPAHYAAANNHCSCLGFLLGSGLAKRDVRDRTGRSLLHMAAQHGATECVHWLLECGASPNIRDGSGATPLHSAASGAHLQSVSCLIKYGADTDAQTASGDLPLDFAKRTGNPNSYLKAVNGEVPCKFCISKQRKIDFDLAHQPTPVERKIIQQESEIFETSHGSNVRISEVQQVRPSHSSKRRGTNSSNINTNLPKRDLATKYFGDHLFSLPVTFTGPESVTSTNRTRRKR, encoded by the exons ATGTCATTCAGGGAAGCAGATAGCGCTCGGACCGAGAATCTGAGTCTATATACATCGCTAACAGCAAGCAGAGGCAAAGATTTCGAACTTGGTGAAGATGATCTACCAGAAAGCAATGCAAGCGAGACCGATATCCCTGCACTTTCGTCGAGTTTTGTCGCTTTCCAGTTGCCTCCGTTGCACGAAGCAGCTGAGCGTGGTGATCCACAGGCCGTTGCAAGGCTTCTTTTAGACAACAGCGTTGATGTAAACAAGAAAGCTGGCGGTCATCGAGCCATGAGAACTGCGCTTCACAGAGCAGCCGGTTATGGACACCTTGCTGTTGTGAAATTACTTCTTAAG GCAGGTGCAGATCCGATGAAGTTCAGCAGTGTTCACAGGACACCACTACATGAAGCATGCACCGGGGGTCATACTCAAGTAGTAGAAAAATTACTGCAACATATGACAGATATAGATATTGCAGATTCCAATGGCCAAACAGCAGCTCATCTGGCTGCCTATCATGGGGAAAGTCAATGCTTGAAGGTTTTAATATCAAGTGGGAGTAATGTTACACTTGAGGACAAATTGGGACGATCCCCAGCACACTTAGCAGCTATGAAAAATCATCCTTCTGTGTTAAG GTGTTTGAATGAGAGTGATGGGGAACTGAGTCACGTTGATGACCAAGGACAGACACCTGCCCATCATGCAGCCACCGCAGGTGGATTAGAAGCAATAAAGGCACTCGCTCACAATGATATTGATGTAAACTCCAGAGATACTGCTGGATGTGTCCCAGCTCATTATGCCGCTGCAAATAATCACTGCTCTTGTTTAGGTTTTCTGCTGGGTTCTGGTCTGGCTAAACGGGATGTGAGGGACAGAACTGGACGATCCTTGCTGCACATG GCTGCACAACATGGTGCCACAGAATGTGTTCACTGGCTGCTTGAATGTGGTGCTAGTCCCAACATCAGAGATG GCTCAGGAGCAACTCCTCTTCATTCAGCTGCCTCAGGAGCTCACCTACAGAGTGTAAGCTGTCTTATCAAATATGGCGCTGACACAGATGCACAGACAGCCAGTGGCGATTTACCACTAGACTTTGCCAAGCGTACTGGCAATCCTAATTCATATCTGAAAGCAG TAAATGGTGAGGTTCCCTGCAAATTCTGCATCTCCAAACAGCGGAAAATTGATTTTGACTTAGCACACCAACCGACGCCTgtggaaagaaaaattattcaacAGGAATCTGAGATATTTGAAACATCACACGGCTCTAACGTCAG GATCTCCGAAGTGCAACAGGTTCGCCCGTCCCATTCTTCGAAGAGGCGTGGGACCAATTCTAGTAACATCAACACAAATTTACCTAAACGCGATCTGGCGACCAAATATTTTGGAGACCATCTGTTCTCACTTCCTGTCACCTTCACTGGTCCAGAGTCTGTTACGAGCACCAACAGGACTCGACGGAAAAGATGA